In Candidatus Moanabacter tarae, the genomic stretch GGAGTGCAATACAGACAAGAAAAAGAGATAAAACCCCAGCCTCCGTTGAACCAGATGCCAGACTCTCCATCTCGTCGTGACCCAAAGCAGGACCTCCAGTGATTCTCACCCTAATTCCCCATCTTTTTTCTTCCTCCAATTCTCGGCTAAATCTGCGGATCCGCGCTAACGCATCTTTCGCGGGAAGCAGTCTGCTATAATCAAAATGAGGTCGAACCAGGATAATTTTGCGCAGATCCCCTATCTTGGACTCCTTGTTGCTCATCATTTCCTGCCATGAAAGTCGAAATTTCCTTCCCTCAAGATTTGCTTTCAATGCCTGATTGAGGTTCTTTAAAATTAAGTTGAGATCAATTTCAGGATCCTCATCGAGGAGCCCCAACGCTACTTCGAGCATATCGAAAAGTCCGCGCAGACTTTGGTCACGATAGAGGATAGAAAGAGCTGGCTGAGCCCGGGCCAGGTCGTTTGTTAAGTCTTCCAACTCATCGAGAGACAGAAACATAAGACCATTTTTTTCGATGAACTCTCCCCCTTCAGGTATATAGGCCTCGATGAAATACTCTCTATCCCCATTGATCTGTTTTGTCAAAATTCGGGACGCTTCCTTGGCAAATTCGGTCGTATCCGCCTCGACGAACACCATAAGAACACCCATGTACTGGGGGAATGCTTCACGATACTCGGCATAGACCTTTCTGAAAGGCAGCTCCGGAGAGATCATCTCATCTAGATCCGTGTTGAACCCGAGATTCTCTCTCGCATAGTGAAATAAAAACATGGTGACGGTGACCACGCTCACCACCACCCAAATTGCCCTTCGAAGGACAAATTTAGCCCAGCCGGAGAGCACCTTTTTCTGAAGTGTTGCAAATCTGTCACTCACTGGAAATATTAGTCTATCTTCTGAGCAATAAGTGAAAGAGTAGAACAAGAGGCCCGGAACTCCCGAATCACCCGAATCGTATTCGGCCATTCGCTGGGGCGCACCAATAGTTTTCGGAAAATGGCCCTTCCATCAATAAAACCGTCCTTACCTATGGAGTCTCTAATAACTCCAGGTATCTTTGTTTCATAAATATCGGCCACTACTCGGAGGACTACGACCGGAATCCCTTTCCTACCAGCGAATTCGGCTATGGCACTACTCTCTAAGTCAACGGCTATTGCTCCGGTCTTCTCGTAAAGTCGCTTCCTGGCACTTTTCGTCGTTACTGGTAATTCGCTTGTGTAGAGCGAACCTTGCCGTATTCTGCATAACCCACCCATTTGCAGCATCAATTTCATGCGCCAATCCTCATCAAGTATCCATCTCCTATGATTGGAAGTGATCACAACCTCAGGAAGCAGGAGGTCTCCTGAACAAAGATCTGGTGCCAAAGCACCTGCACAACCCCAACTCACTAAACGGTCAAT encodes the following:
- the mtnN gene encoding 5'-methylthioadenosine/S-adenosylhomocysteine nucleosidase — protein: MKTGIVAALPQEMATLVRPIPSPGVVVSPRDNVFCILSGVGARCAADAARKLLERGIDRLVSWGCAGALAPDLCSGDLLLPEVVITSNHRRWILDEDWRMKLMLQMGGLCRIRQGSLYTSELPVTTKSARKRLYEKTGAIAVDLESSAIAEFAGRKGIPVVVLRVVADIYETKIPGVIRDSIGKDGFIDGRAIFRKLLVRPSEWPNTIRVIREFRASCSTLSLIAQKID